A window of the Phycicoccus sp. M110.8 genome harbors these coding sequences:
- a CDS encoding acyl-CoA carboxylase subunit beta, translating into MPVTSTPASSTRSASTGPGSAPFAVGGDSGSDPKVTDVRERLAAAHDASASAPDKAQAKLDGQGKLYVRDRIALLFDEGSFVEDGRYANATATGLPADGVVTGRGTVDGRPAIVIANDPTVKAGSWGARTVEKIVRATEMALREELPVFWFVDSAGARITDQVEMFPGRRGAGHIFHNQVALSGKVPQVCCLFGPSAAGGAYIPSFTDLVIMVEGNASMYLGSPRMAEMVVGEKVSLEEMGGARMHCTVSGVGDLLVSDDAEAIEMARLYFSYLPASWRSELPTYAPEEPSRPLTRHTVPERESQPFDIHEVIDGLVDDESFFEVKPLFAPELVVGFGRMAGETVGIVANNSAVKGGVLFTDSADKAARFIWLCDAYSIPLVYLADVPGFMIGSEVERGGIIRHGAKMVSAVSSATVPQFCVIVRKAYGAGLYAMGGPGFAPDATIALPTARIAVMGPEAAVNAVYANRIAAIEAEQGTEARDAFVQQMRREYEEDVDLERLAADLVLDQVIEADALRSELLLRLRYAKNRERHFATKRRDIPPV; encoded by the coding sequence ATGCCGGTGACCTCCACGCCAGCGTCGTCCACCCGGTCCGCGTCCACCGGGCCCGGGTCCGCCCCGTTCGCGGTCGGTGGTGACTCGGGCTCCGACCCGAAGGTGACCGACGTCCGCGAGCGGCTCGCCGCGGCACACGACGCCTCCGCCTCGGCGCCGGATAAGGCGCAGGCCAAGCTCGACGGCCAGGGCAAGCTCTACGTCCGTGACCGGATCGCCCTGCTGTTCGACGAGGGGTCGTTCGTCGAGGACGGCCGCTACGCCAACGCGACGGCCACCGGACTGCCCGCCGACGGCGTCGTCACCGGCCGCGGCACCGTCGACGGCCGCCCCGCCATCGTCATCGCCAACGACCCGACCGTGAAGGCCGGGTCCTGGGGTGCGCGCACCGTGGAGAAGATCGTCCGCGCGACCGAGATGGCGCTGCGTGAGGAGCTGCCGGTCTTCTGGTTCGTCGACTCCGCGGGGGCGCGGATCACCGACCAGGTCGAGATGTTCCCCGGCCGGCGGGGTGCGGGCCACATCTTCCACAACCAGGTGGCCCTGTCCGGCAAGGTGCCGCAGGTTTGCTGCCTGTTCGGGCCGAGCGCGGCCGGCGGCGCGTACATCCCGTCGTTCACCGACCTGGTGATCATGGTGGAGGGCAACGCGTCGATGTACCTCGGCAGCCCGCGCATGGCCGAGATGGTCGTGGGGGAGAAGGTCTCGCTCGAGGAGATGGGTGGCGCGCGGATGCACTGCACCGTCTCGGGTGTCGGCGACCTGCTCGTGTCCGACGACGCCGAGGCGATCGAGATGGCCCGGCTCTACTTCTCGTACCTGCCGGCGTCGTGGCGCTCGGAGCTGCCGACGTACGCCCCCGAGGAGCCGTCGCGCCCGCTGACCCGGCACACCGTGCCCGAGCGCGAGAGCCAGCCGTTCGACATCCACGAGGTGATCGACGGCCTCGTCGACGACGAGTCGTTCTTCGAGGTCAAGCCGCTCTTCGCCCCCGAGCTGGTCGTCGGCTTCGGCCGGATGGCCGGCGAGACCGTCGGCATCGTCGCGAACAACTCCGCGGTCAAGGGCGGCGTGCTCTTCACCGACAGCGCCGACAAGGCGGCCCGGTTCATCTGGCTGTGCGACGCGTACTCAATCCCGCTCGTCTACCTCGCGGACGTGCCCGGCTTCATGATCGGCTCCGAGGTCGAGCGCGGCGGCATCATCCGGCACGGCGCCAAGATGGTCTCGGCGGTCTCGTCGGCCACCGTCCCGCAGTTCTGCGTCATCGTCCGCAAGGCCTACGGCGCCGGGCTCTACGCCATGGGCGGCCCGGGGTTCGCGCCCGACGCGACGATCGCGCTCCCGACGGCACGGATCGCGGTCATGGGTCCGGAGGCAGCCGTCAACGCGGTGTACGCCAACAGGATCGCGGCCATCGAGGCCGAGCAGGGCACCGAGGCCAGGGACGCGTTCGTCCAGCAGATGCGACGCGAGTACGAGGAGGACGTCGACCTCGAGCGGCTCGCCGCCGACCTCGTCCTCGACCAGGTGATCGAGGCCGATGCGCTGCGGTCCGAGCTGCTGCTGCGGCTGCGCTACGCGAAGAACCGCGAGCGCCACTTCGCCACCAAGCGCCGCGACATCCCCCCGGTCTGA
- a CDS encoding acyl-CoA dehydrogenase family protein produces the protein MFELSKEHEDFRKVVREFAQAEVEPHIAQWDKDHHFPSDLVPKMGELGLFGLVVPEEFGGMGDDGDFTSLCVAIEELGRVDQSIGITLSAGVGLGINPILTYGSQEQKERFLPDLVAGRALAGFGLTEPDAGSDAGATRTRAVRDGEEWVVNGAKAFITNSGTDITSVVTVTARTGTADDGSAQISAIMIPSGTPGFTVEPAYDKLGWHASDTHGLTFEDCRVPASNLLGNEGDGFKQFLKTLDDGRIAISALAVGMSQRMLEETTEYAKTRKAFGKPIGVNQGVSFQIADLAVMVEASRQLTYKAAWLKDELERGRRSVKEVKQAAAICKLYSTEAAVTATRIATQVFGGNGFMEEYPVARFYRDAKILEIGEGTSEVQRMVIARHLGLPTA, from the coding sequence ATGTTCGAGCTGAGCAAGGAGCACGAGGACTTCCGCAAGGTCGTGCGGGAGTTCGCGCAGGCCGAGGTCGAGCCGCACATCGCCCAGTGGGACAAGGACCACCACTTCCCGTCCGACCTCGTGCCCAAGATGGGCGAGCTCGGCCTGTTCGGGCTCGTCGTGCCGGAGGAGTTCGGCGGCATGGGCGACGACGGCGACTTCACCTCGCTCTGCGTCGCGATCGAGGAGCTGGGCCGGGTCGACCAGTCGATCGGGATCACCCTGTCGGCCGGCGTGGGCCTGGGCATCAACCCGATCCTCACGTACGGCAGCCAGGAGCAGAAGGAGCGCTTCCTGCCCGACCTCGTCGCCGGCCGCGCGCTCGCCGGATTCGGCCTCACCGAGCCGGACGCCGGCTCCGACGCCGGGGCCACCCGCACCAGGGCCGTCCGCGACGGCGAGGAGTGGGTCGTCAACGGCGCCAAGGCGTTCATCACCAACTCGGGCACGGACATCACCTCCGTCGTGACGGTCACCGCCCGTACCGGCACGGCCGACGACGGCTCGGCCCAGATCTCGGCCATCATGATCCCTTCCGGCACACCGGGATTCACGGTCGAGCCGGCATACGACAAGCTCGGGTGGCACGCCTCCGACACCCACGGGCTCACGTTCGAGGACTGCCGGGTGCCCGCCTCGAACCTGCTCGGCAACGAGGGCGACGGCTTCAAGCAGTTCCTCAAGACGCTCGACGACGGCCGCATCGCCATCTCCGCGCTCGCGGTCGGGATGAGCCAGCGGATGCTCGAGGAGACGACCGAGTACGCGAAGACCCGCAAGGCGTTCGGCAAGCCGATCGGGGTCAACCAGGGCGTCTCCTTCCAGATCGCCGACCTCGCGGTCATGGTCGAGGCCTCGCGCCAGCTGACCTACAAGGCGGCGTGGCTCAAGGACGAGCTCGAGCGCGGGCGCCGCTCGGTCAAGGAGGTCAAGCAGGCCGCCGCGATCTGCAAGCTGTACTCCACCGAGGCGGCCGTGACCGCGACCCGCATCGCCACCCAGGTTTTCGGCGGCAACGGTTTCATGGAGGAGTACCCCGTCGCTCGGTTCTACCGCGACGCCAAGATCCTCGAGATCGGCGAGGGCACCTCGGAGGTGCAGCGCATGGTCATCGCACGCCACCTCGGCCTGCCGACCGCCTGA
- a CDS encoding MerR family DNA-binding transcriptional regulator, translated as MPSPTATEQRTWTIREVAEEFGVTHRTVRHYEDLGLISPERRGTQRVYHRRDRTRLGLILRGRRLGFPLEEIRTIIDLYDRPRGKASQLEYVLGQIDERRTDLEQRRRDLEDALTELDEFERRCREDLDRLR; from the coding sequence ATGCCAAGCCCCACCGCGACCGAGCAGCGGACCTGGACGATCCGCGAGGTCGCCGAGGAGTTCGGGGTCACCCACCGCACCGTCCGCCACTACGAGGACCTCGGGCTCATCTCCCCCGAGCGGCGCGGCACCCAGCGCGTCTACCACCGGCGCGACCGCACCCGGCTGGGGCTGATCCTGCGCGGGCGGCGCCTCGGGTTCCCGCTCGAGGAGATCCGCACGATCATCGACCTCTACGACCGGCCCCGGGGCAAGGCCAGCCAGCTCGAGTACGTGCTCGGCCAGATCGACGAGCGCCGCACCGACCTCGAGCAGCGTCGCCGCGACCTCGAGGACGCCCTCACCGAGCTCGACGAGTTCGAGCGCCGCTGCCGCGAGGACCTCGACCGGCTCCGCTGA
- a CDS encoding M50 family metallopeptidase, translated as MNWDEVGARVVPTDGIALAPSAVLTSLAVALVVVGVAPVWQALRVVVTLVHELGHALVGIAVGRRFTGFVLRGDMSGHAVTVGPSRGAGRVVTTWAGYPAPAVLGAVLVWAAGRGWAAPMVTAGLVVLVVAVLRVRSALTALVMVLVLAANAALWWWRDDRVQATVLVALGVVLLVGAWRHLAAVAGSRDRGSDPAVLAALTRVPRGLWTSTFVLVCAAATVWAGRVLLDLVR; from the coding sequence GTGAACTGGGACGAGGTCGGGGCACGCGTCGTACCCACCGACGGCATCGCGCTGGCCCCGTCGGCGGTGCTCACCTCGCTCGCCGTCGCGCTCGTCGTGGTCGGCGTCGCCCCGGTCTGGCAGGCCCTGCGGGTCGTCGTGACGCTGGTGCACGAGCTGGGCCACGCGCTGGTCGGCATCGCGGTCGGCCGCCGTTTCACCGGCTTCGTGCTTCGGGGGGACATGTCGGGCCACGCCGTGACCGTGGGCCCGTCCCGCGGCGCCGGTCGCGTGGTCACGACGTGGGCCGGCTACCCCGCCCCCGCCGTCCTCGGCGCGGTCCTGGTCTGGGCCGCCGGTCGCGGCTGGGCGGCGCCGATGGTGACCGCCGGACTCGTGGTGCTCGTGGTCGCCGTGCTGAGGGTGCGTTCGGCGCTCACCGCCCTGGTCATGGTGCTCGTGCTCGCCGCGAACGCAGCCCTGTGGTGGTGGCGGGACGACCGGGTGCAGGCGACCGTGCTCGTGGCCCTCGGCGTGGTCCTGCTCGTCGGCGCCTGGCGGCACCTGGCCGCCGTCGCCGGCAGCCGTGACCGCGGCAGCGACCCGGCTGTGCTCGCCGCGCTGACCCGCGTGCCCCGCGGGCTGTGGACGTCGACCTTCGTCCTGGTCTGCGCGGCGGCGACCGTGTGGGCCGGCCGGGTGCTGCTCGACCTCGTGCGCTGA
- a CDS encoding PfkB family carbohydrate kinase: MTRVIHTAQALVDVVVEVDALPRRGGNAVARSYERYAGGAVNILVAAARSGADAVHAGAVGEGPNGDLVRSALAAEGVVVSSPVVDGLDTGICVVMVEPSAERTFVTTQGAERRISAASLATSRPVAGDLVCVSGFSLVGRTRDPLLEWLDDLADGVLVVLDPGAAFGELAPSLQQHVLERTAVWTSNAEEAEQLTGCADPVDSVAAVAERLADGALAGGALAGGAVAGGAVAVVRDGARGCHLRLDGRTEALPGYPQEAVDTNGAGDTHTGVLVAEVSRGTDWVTAARRANAAGAIKVTRRGPATAPTAAEIDAFLAAQDH; this comes from the coding sequence ATGACGCGGGTCATCCACACGGCACAGGCCCTCGTCGACGTGGTCGTGGAGGTGGACGCGCTGCCGCGGCGCGGCGGGAACGCGGTGGCCCGCAGCTACGAGCGGTATGCCGGGGGAGCCGTCAACATCCTCGTCGCCGCCGCCCGCTCGGGCGCGGACGCGGTGCACGCCGGAGCCGTGGGCGAGGGGCCTAACGGCGACCTCGTGCGCTCGGCGCTCGCGGCCGAGGGAGTCGTGGTGTCGAGCCCGGTCGTCGACGGCCTCGACACCGGCATCTGCGTCGTCATGGTCGAGCCGAGCGCCGAGCGCACGTTCGTCACGACCCAGGGTGCCGAGCGGAGGATCAGCGCGGCCAGCCTCGCGACGAGCCGGCCCGTAGCCGGGGACCTCGTCTGCGTCAGCGGGTTCTCGCTCGTGGGACGGACCCGCGACCCCCTGCTGGAGTGGCTCGACGACCTGGCCGACGGGGTGCTGGTGGTGCTCGACCCGGGTGCGGCGTTCGGCGAGCTCGCACCCTCGCTGCAGCAGCACGTGCTCGAGCGCACCGCGGTGTGGACGAGCAACGCTGAGGAGGCCGAGCAGCTGACTGGCTGCGCCGACCCGGTGGACTCCGTCGCGGCGGTCGCGGAGCGGCTCGCCGACGGCGCGCTGGCGGGCGGCGCGCTGGCGGGTGGCGCGGTCGCGGGCGGCGCCGTCGCCGTGGTCCGGGACGGGGCGCGCGGGTGCCACCTGCGCCTGGACGGCCGGACCGAGGCGTTGCCGGGGTACCCGCAGGAGGCGGTCGACACCAACGGCGCCGGGGACACCCACACGGGTGTGCTGGTCGCCGAGGTGTCCCGGGGGACGGACTGGGTGACGGCGGCCCGGCGCGCCAACGCCGCCGGGGCGATCAAGGTCACCCGGCGGGGACCGGCAACCGCCCCCACGGCTGCGGAGATCGACGCCTTCCTCGCGGCCCAGGACCACTGA
- a CDS encoding lysophospholipid acyltransferase family protein gives MRDLVYPPIVVAAKLGLRLLGQQVDLAGAENVPRHGGVVLALNHLGYLDPVYGGLAADPSRRLVRFLSKRELFEHRWIGPVMRGVHHIEVDRAEGGRSLETAVEYLRAGEAVGIFPEATISRSMELKEFKTGAVRIAAAAGVPVVPVVLWGTQRVLTKDHPRDLTRGRTVTIRVGAPRRYAATDPVADTADLRAVMGRMLEEAIAAHPADEQPPGSWWLPARFGGSAPTPEEAARLDAEEKARRAARREARRG, from the coding sequence GTGCGCGACCTGGTGTACCCGCCGATCGTGGTCGCGGCCAAGCTGGGCCTGCGGCTGCTCGGCCAGCAGGTCGACCTGGCCGGAGCCGAGAACGTCCCGCGCCACGGGGGCGTCGTTCTCGCGCTCAACCACCTCGGCTACCTCGACCCCGTCTACGGCGGCCTGGCCGCCGACCCCTCGCGGCGGCTCGTGCGGTTCCTGTCCAAGCGCGAGCTGTTCGAGCACCGGTGGATCGGCCCGGTGATGAGGGGCGTTCACCACATCGAGGTCGACCGGGCCGAGGGCGGGCGGTCGCTGGAGACGGCCGTCGAGTACCTCCGCGCCGGCGAGGCCGTCGGCATCTTCCCCGAGGCGACGATCTCGCGGTCGATGGAGCTCAAGGAGTTCAAGACCGGCGCGGTGCGCATCGCCGCCGCTGCCGGCGTGCCTGTGGTCCCGGTGGTGCTGTGGGGCACGCAGCGGGTGCTCACCAAGGACCACCCGCGCGACCTCACGCGCGGGCGCACCGTCACCATCCGGGTCGGCGCCCCGAGGAGGTATGCCGCGACCGACCCGGTCGCCGACACCGCCGACCTGCGCGCGGTGATGGGCCGGATGCTGGAGGAGGCGATCGCGGCCCACCCCGCGGACGAACAGCCGCCCGGGTCGTGGTGGCTGCCCGCCCGGTTCGGCGGCTCGGCGCCGACGCCCGAGGAGGCGGCCCGGCTCGACGCCGAGGAGAAGGCGCGTCGGGCTGCCCGTCGCGAGGCGCGACGGGGATAG
- the kynA gene encoding tryptophan 2,3-dioxygenase yields the protein MSTADDARALRHLEETVERDFSRAMSYGDYLDLDRLLSAQHPRSVPAQHDELLFIIQHQTSELWLKLMLHELRSARDLLAADDLAPALKRLARVKHIQVVLTGQWSVLATLTPSEYALIRPFLATSSGFQSWQYRAVEFLLGNKNAEMLQVFEHDEEARAMLAELLHQPSLYDEFLRHLGRSGYAVPQGLLERDWSQPYRADEALVDTFAKVYAAPRDHWGVYETCEELVDIEDNFQQWRFRHLQVVTRTIGHKRGTGGSSGVDFLRRALDLTFFPELYAVRTRV from the coding sequence ATGAGCACCGCCGACGACGCCCGCGCCCTGCGCCACCTCGAGGAGACGGTCGAGCGCGACTTCTCCCGCGCGATGTCCTACGGCGACTACCTCGACCTCGACCGGCTGCTGTCGGCGCAGCACCCGCGCAGCGTGCCCGCCCAGCACGACGAGCTGCTCTTCATCATCCAGCACCAGACGTCCGAGCTGTGGCTCAAGCTCATGCTGCACGAGCTGCGCTCGGCCCGTGACCTGCTCGCCGCCGACGACCTCGCGCCGGCCCTCAAGCGCCTCGCGCGCGTCAAGCACATCCAGGTCGTCCTCACGGGCCAGTGGTCGGTGCTGGCCACCCTGACCCCGAGCGAGTACGCCCTCATCCGGCCGTTCCTCGCGACGAGCTCGGGCTTCCAGTCCTGGCAGTACCGCGCGGTGGAGTTCCTGCTGGGCAACAAGAACGCCGAGATGCTGCAGGTCTTCGAGCACGACGAGGAGGCCCGCGCGATGCTCGCCGAGCTGCTGCACCAGCCGAGCCTGTACGACGAGTTCCTGCGCCACCTCGGCCGCAGCGGGTATGCCGTGCCGCAGGGCCTGCTCGAGCGCGACTGGTCCCAGCCCTACCGGGCCGACGAGGCGCTCGTCGACACCTTCGCCAAGGTCTACGCGGCCCCGCGCGACCACTGGGGCGTCTACGAGACCTGCGAGGAGCTCGTCGACATCGAGGACAACTTCCAGCAGTGGCGGTTCCGCCACCTGCAGGTCGTCACCCGCACCATCGGCCACAAGCGGGGCACCGGGGGGTCGTCCGGCGTCGACTTCCTGCGCCGGGCGCTGGACCTGACCTTTTTCCCCGAGCTCTACGCCGTCCGCACCCGGGTGTAG
- a CDS encoding acetyl/propionyl/methylcrotonyl-CoA carboxylase subunit alpha: protein MAPISKVLIANRGEIAVRVARACADSGLTSVAVYAEPDRDALHVRVADEAYALGGTTPGDSYLVQEKLIEVAKKAGADAVHPGYGFLSENASFAQAVMDAGLTWIGPPPHAIDSLGDKVKARHIAARANAPLVAGTADPVADADEVVGFAREHGLPVAIKAAYGGGGRGLKVARTIEEIPHLYDSAVREAVAAFGRGECFVEQYLDKPRHVETQCLADQHGNVVVVSTRDCSLQRRHQKLVEEAPAPFLTDEQNAELRRASKAILSEAGYVGAGTCEFLVAQDGRISFLEVNTRLQVEHPVTEEVTGIDLVREQFRIANGEELGYDDPEPVRHSIEFRINGEDAGRGFLPAPGTVSVFDPPSGPGVRLDSGVVSGDVVAGAFDSMLAKLIVTGRDRQQALERSRRALAEFVIEGMPTVLPFHRVVVEDPAFAPEGDKPFTVHTRWIETEFDNQIQPYAGPVADAPEDAGERQTVVVEVGGKRLEVVLPGGLSLGGGGAAAKKKAPRRSSSAKGGGAASGDSLTAPMQGTIVKIAVEEGQQVEAGELVVVLEAMKMEQPINAHKAGTITGLAAEVGQTVTNGAVLAEIKD from the coding sequence ATGGCGCCCATCTCCAAGGTCCTCATTGCCAACCGCGGCGAGATCGCCGTCCGCGTCGCCCGTGCCTGCGCCGACAGCGGCCTCACGTCGGTGGCCGTGTATGCCGAGCCGGACCGGGACGCCCTGCACGTGCGCGTGGCCGACGAGGCCTACGCCCTCGGCGGCACCACGCCCGGCGACTCCTACCTGGTGCAGGAGAAGCTGATCGAGGTCGCCAAGAAAGCGGGCGCCGACGCGGTGCACCCCGGCTACGGCTTCCTCTCCGAGAACGCCTCCTTCGCCCAGGCCGTCATGGACGCCGGGCTGACCTGGATCGGGCCGCCGCCGCACGCCATCGACTCCCTCGGCGACAAGGTGAAGGCCCGGCACATCGCTGCTCGCGCCAACGCCCCCCTCGTGGCTGGCACCGCCGACCCGGTCGCCGACGCCGACGAGGTCGTGGGCTTCGCCAGGGAGCACGGGCTCCCGGTGGCGATCAAGGCGGCATACGGCGGCGGTGGTCGCGGCCTCAAGGTCGCACGCACCATCGAGGAGATCCCGCACCTGTACGACTCGGCGGTGCGCGAGGCGGTCGCCGCCTTCGGCCGCGGCGAGTGCTTCGTCGAGCAATACCTCGACAAGCCGCGCCACGTCGAGACCCAGTGCCTCGCCGACCAGCACGGCAATGTCGTGGTCGTCTCCACCCGCGACTGCTCGCTGCAGCGCCGGCACCAGAAGCTCGTCGAGGAGGCGCCCGCGCCGTTCCTCACCGACGAGCAGAACGCCGAGCTGCGCCGGGCGTCGAAGGCGATCCTGTCCGAGGCCGGGTACGTCGGTGCCGGGACCTGCGAGTTCCTCGTCGCCCAGGACGGCCGCATCTCCTTCCTCGAGGTGAACACCCGCCTGCAGGTCGAGCACCCCGTCACCGAGGAGGTGACCGGCATCGACCTCGTCCGCGAGCAGTTCCGCATCGCGAACGGCGAGGAGCTCGGCTACGACGACCCCGAGCCGGTGCGCCACTCGATCGAGTTCCGCATCAACGGCGAGGACGCCGGCCGCGGCTTCCTGCCCGCGCCGGGCACCGTCTCGGTCTTCGACCCGCCGTCGGGTCCCGGCGTGCGCCTGGACTCGGGCGTCGTCTCGGGCGACGTCGTCGCCGGGGCGTTCGACTCGATGCTGGCCAAGCTGATCGTCACCGGCCGCGACCGCCAGCAGGCCCTCGAGCGCTCGCGCCGGGCGCTGGCCGAGTTCGTCATCGAGGGCATGCCCACGGTCCTGCCGTTCCACCGCGTCGTCGTCGAGGACCCCGCGTTCGCGCCGGAGGGCGACAAGCCGTTCACCGTGCACACGCGGTGGATCGAGACCGAGTTCGACAACCAGATCCAGCCGTATGCCGGGCCGGTCGCCGATGCGCCCGAGGACGCCGGCGAGCGCCAGACCGTGGTCGTCGAGGTCGGCGGCAAGCGGCTCGAGGTCGTCCTGCCCGGCGGGCTCTCCCTCGGTGGCGGTGGTGCCGCGGCCAAGAAGAAGGCGCCCCGGCGCTCCTCGTCCGCCAAGGGCGGCGGCGCCGCGTCGGGTGACTCCCTCACCGCGCCCATGCAGGGCACCATCGTCAAGATCGCCGTCGAGGAGGGCCAGCAGGTCGAGGCGGGCGAGCTCGTCGTCGTGCTCGAGGCGATGAAGATGGAGCAGCCGATCAACGCCCACAAGGCCGGCACCATCACCGGACTCGCGGCCGAGGTCGGCCAGACCGTCACCAACGGCGCGGTCCTGGCGGAGATCAAGGACTGA
- a CDS encoding antitoxin has protein sequence MAGEWLDKIKDFAKGNPDKADSAIEKVEDLIDQRTGGRYADQVDKGGDVLRDKLGLPPQGAPADPDPGQPPTAPAPLPTPEPEPGPVPTPEPGPVPTPEPGPVPTPEPEPGPGASRTPPASSQESPVPAPNPSPGTGDPEPGRPADAGSPGDVPTTPEPSDPDADPLPQGGPTQQGEPQPDEPAPGGGQPDSGGPVQVPTDEPGTTSTAGPGPDTGDAGAPEKELPPFGRP, from the coding sequence ATGGCTGGCGAGTGGCTCGACAAGATCAAGGACTTCGCGAAGGGGAACCCCGACAAGGCCGACTCGGCGATCGAGAAGGTCGAGGACCTCATCGACCAGCGCACGGGCGGGCGGTATGCCGACCAGGTCGACAAGGGTGGCGACGTCCTGCGCGACAAGCTCGGGCTGCCGCCGCAGGGGGCGCCGGCCGACCCGGACCCGGGCCAGCCGCCGACCGCGCCTGCGCCGCTGCCCACCCCCGAGCCCGAACCCGGTCCGGTGCCCACCCCGGAGCCGGGGCCGGTGCCCACCCCGGAGCCGGGGCCGGTGCCCACCCCGGAGCCGGAGCCGGGGCCGGGGGCCTCGAGGACGCCGCCCGCGTCCTCGCAGGAGAGCCCGGTGCCGGCGCCGAACCCCAGCCCGGGGACCGGTGACCCCGAGCCGGGGCGGCCCGCGGACGCCGGGTCGCCGGGTGACGTTCCCACCACCCCGGAGCCCTCGGACCCGGATGCCGACCCGCTCCCGCAGGGTGGCCCGACCCAGCAGGGCGAGCCGCAGCCCGACGAGCCGGCTCCCGGCGGCGGGCAGCCGGACTCCGGTGGGCCCGTGCAGGTGCCGACCGACGAGCCGGGGACGACGAGCACGGCCGGCCCCGGACCGGACACCGGTGATGCCGGCGCACCCGAGAAGGAGCTCCCGCCGTTCGGCCGCCCCTGA
- a CDS encoding NAD(P)H-quinone dehydrogenase, producing the protein MGAVNAPQPSVVILGGGPGGYEAALVAAQLGASVTVVDRDGLGGAAVLTDCVPSKALISTADFRSQFETASDLGLHLEDHEGDEVSDSVAELVTVNRRVMALAAAQSRDIGERLASDGVEVLRGTGRLLSPSKVEATLEDGSTRTLAADVVLLATGATPRVMDSARPDGERILTWQQIYELPELPDHLVVVGSGVTGAELAQAYLGLGARVTLVSSRDRVLPGEDADAATVIEDVFRKRGMEVLGRSRMESVRRTDDGVVVRLVDGREVEGSHALLAVGSVPQTSGLGLEEVGVALSESGHVVTDRVSRTSVRGVYAAGDCTGVLPLASVAAMQGRIAMAHALGDAVAPLNLRGVSANIFTDPEIATVGYSQKDVDEDTVDATCVMLPLATNPRAKMQGITDGFVKLFARRGVGTVVGGVVVAPKASELIYPVTIAVQHGLTVDQLAGTFTVYPSLSGSIAEAARQLHPRD; encoded by the coding sequence ATGGGGGCCGTGAACGCGCCCCAGCCCTCCGTCGTGATCCTCGGTGGCGGCCCCGGCGGGTACGAGGCCGCCCTCGTCGCCGCCCAGCTCGGCGCGTCCGTGACGGTCGTGGACCGCGACGGCCTCGGGGGAGCGGCCGTGCTCACCGACTGCGTGCCGTCCAAGGCGCTCATCTCCACCGCGGACTTCCGCTCCCAGTTCGAGACCGCCTCCGACCTCGGGCTGCACCTCGAGGACCACGAGGGCGACGAGGTGTCCGACTCGGTCGCCGAGCTCGTCACCGTCAACCGCCGGGTCATGGCGCTCGCCGCCGCGCAGTCCCGCGACATCGGCGAGCGGCTGGCGTCCGACGGCGTCGAGGTGCTGCGGGGGACTGGCCGGCTGCTGTCGCCCTCCAAGGTCGAGGCCACCCTCGAGGACGGCTCGACCCGCACTCTGGCCGCCGACGTGGTGCTCCTCGCCACGGGTGCCACCCCGCGCGTGATGGACAGCGCGCGACCCGACGGCGAGCGCATCCTCACCTGGCAGCAGATCTACGAGCTGCCCGAGCTGCCCGACCACCTCGTCGTCGTCGGGTCCGGCGTCACCGGTGCCGAGCTGGCACAGGCCTACCTCGGCCTCGGCGCCCGCGTCACGCTCGTGTCCTCCCGCGACCGGGTCCTGCCCGGTGAGGACGCCGACGCCGCCACGGTCATCGAGGACGTCTTCCGCAAGCGCGGCATGGAGGTCCTCGGCCGCTCGCGGATGGAGTCGGTACGGCGTACCGACGACGGTGTCGTCGTGCGCCTCGTCGACGGCCGCGAGGTCGAGGGCTCGCACGCCCTGCTCGCCGTCGGCTCGGTCCCGCAGACGTCCGGGCTCGGACTCGAGGAGGTCGGGGTCGCCCTCAGCGAGTCGGGTCACGTCGTCACCGACCGCGTCTCGCGAACCTCCGTGCGAGGCGTGTATGCCGCGGGCGACTGCACGGGCGTGCTGCCCCTCGCGTCCGTGGCCGCCATGCAGGGGCGGATCGCCATGGCCCACGCCCTCGGCGACGCGGTGGCCCCGCTCAACCTTCGTGGCGTGTCCGCGAACATCTTCACCGACCCCGAGATCGCCACGGTCGGCTACTCGCAGAAGGACGTCGACGAGGACACCGTCGACGCGACCTGCGTGATGCTGCCGCTCGCGACGAACCCGCGCGCCAAGATGCAGGGGATCACCGACGGCTTCGTCAAGCTGTTCGCCCGGCGCGGGGTCGGCACGGTGGTGGGCGGGGTCGTGGTGGCGCCCAAGGCGTCCGAGCTCATCTACCCCGTCACGATCGCGGTGCAGCACGGGCTGACCGTCGACCAGCTCGCGGGCACCTTCACGGTGTACCCGTCGCTGTCCGGCTCGATCGCCGAGGCCGCGCGCCAGCTCCACCCCCGCGACTGA